AGCACATACCTTGGGCAGGAAGAGCGAGTTTGTCAGGTACATAGATATGTAAGTTTGGGACAGGTTGACAATTAGTCTTGTGCACATGTACAGCCCCGCCACCTagggaaagaaaaacaagcacgTCAGAGACAGGCAGCCCCTCCACGACCGTACATTCAAAATGACACCCACGGGAGGGAGGGGAGCGTGGATTACTACAACGCTACACACCGTGCAGCACTGGAAATGGAAACAAACAGCTTCACAAAAACTGGATAAGTGGGAATAAAGGCATTCAGAGGGAGGTCCAGGCAGAGACATCTACCCCCCCAATCTCAACAAATGGTGCTAAATAATGCGAATGcccagtttcatcacaattggaggAGTGTGGCAAGCATACATATGGACTGATACTCATGATGCAGGAATCAGGATTCGTACAGCTTTCTGCCACAGCATGGCAGCGTCCTGCACTTGCTCACCTGATAGAAGGCAGGTTCGACCAGCCAGTGCTTCCACTGCAGCAGGGAGCGTCCCTCAGCGTCCTGGGACCTTGTGATCAGGGGCTGCCGCTCATCTGCAGGGTGTGGGGAGGCAGGCAGGGGGCGCTCTTTCTCTTTTGTTCCAATATGGAATAGCAACGAGAACACCGACCCTAGCCCGATTACTATGAGGGCtagattctgaaaaaaaaaaaaaaaattaataaaaatgagttAGGGTTGTACAGAGTATATGAGAACTTAAGGGGGAAAATTAAACACCTTcctaatttaaaattgtaaaatgtctttTTGTAGTCCATCACTTACCCTAAGCTGCATAGTGTTATACCGAGATATATATCTATCTCAGCAATATTTTTTATAAGGAGTTGTTGAGACATCATACAAGACgctggttctttattttttttttttattgaaacacgTTAAAGTATAAACAAGTTATTTGATGGCACGACTAGCCCACTTTGGCAGGGGCTACAGCACTTGATTCTGGTGGCTGGCAGTTGGCAGCCGAAGCCTGTGGCGCCAGGCAGTGGAATTCAATTCAGACCTATTCAGAACCTACCCTAAAGATAGGGATATCCTGCCTCCCCAGGCTCTCCGCCTGCGTTGGGTCGCCCGTCTGGCCAGCCTGAAAGTAAAACAGTAGCCAGGCCACCCCATAGACAGCAATGTTGGCAACCACAGTGAAAGCGTACCTGCAGGGACAGCAAGATTTGCAATTTGAAACTTGGCCACAACACGGTCAAAACGGATGCAATGCCAGGACTGCCACTGCCTCCAATTCCTTCATCTTGAGAGTCAGTCTGAAGACAGTCGTACTGAATAGTTTTGGGTGCGGAAGCACCTGTCAACCGAGCATCGATCAGCCCCCTATCAAAGTTAGGTCTGCTGTCTTacccatcatgactgaaactggGAGATGCATCTTCTAGGCGAGAGAAGTCACCTGCTTAATGTCAGATGGATTCCTCAGTTATACAAGACTACGTGCCACATATTCCCAACAGGTTTATCTACAGTAGATGCTCTTACATAAATAATGCAAGGGATAGTGGGGGTTCCACACACAGCATAAAACTGTGTAGTCTCGACTGACTCTACAGATTACGATCCGATTCTAGATGCCCACAAATGAACAGAGCCTGCAACGTGGCACCTGCACTTTCAGAGAAGCAGAAGCAACACAAGGAAGGAAATCAAACCCAAAGCACAGCAAAGACTGCAGAGGAGgctatttttaatgaaaagaaagaaaacaccaACAACGTTTGAACAAATTCAAGCACCCTGTTCCTAAGAGATAGCCTAGATCCAAAAATCTTAACCATGCACTAGATTCCACTTATATATTAGAGAATACTGGAGTCTGTCATTCTACAGGCAGTTTGTTACACAAAAGCATGTGCATGCGAGtctcatttttgttgttgttgaagaTTTAGTATTCCAAGTTGTAAACAGTATCTGGTCTAGATTATATTAAGGAAGAGTTTTAACGTTTGATCTTCCCTGCTTCCCACCCTCTCTGGAACAGGATTCCTACTGAACAGGGGAATCCTGGCGTTTCAAAACCAGGACAAAGAGTTCTTAGGAAGCCCTCCACATGCATGGGACAAGGGGGTTCCCACTTACTGTGGGGCCAAATAACTCCACAGCTCACAGCAATCACAGCCAGATCTTCAAAACCACTGGGCTGTTTAAAGCTACAGCATCGGGCAATCACGATTAAATGTTTGAACTTACAACAAGGCTACGTTTCCATCTGACTCTGGGACTGACTTGAAAGCGGTCTGAAATCAGActcgttcatttccatcagcagcagatcccAGTTCAAATCCATTTTAACTGTCAGCACCAGATAGGATTGCGGGCCGGCAAAACTCGATCTCTCCACACTGGCCCTGAACGGTGGAAGTTTACCTAATGAGGGCCGTGAGAGGCGGGCTTTAAAACTCCAGCATGTGAGTTTCCATGAGGCAgataaatgctgaaataaaaaatattaaacaaaaaaatcacctGATAAATTACAGTACTGTTAATAAAGGGCTGTGGATTTTATcaatttttgtttattctttccAACACAGTTCATGAATTTATTCATAAACCACACTGAACCCAGGctgcaaaaacacaaataacgcaAAACCCTGGCAGGAGGCGGGTGCTTCACATCTGGGGCTTCGACTGGTGAACAGGAAAACCGCAGTTTCTAAAAGGTCACTTCTGTCTCTGCAGTTCACAGGAAAGATAAGCACTTCACATGTTTCAACATGCAGATCACAACCGCCTTCTGAAGAATTTCAGTgccttaaaatgaaaaatacagagGGTGGCTGCAAAGTCTGAAAAAAGAAGCATGCTGAACTTCTCAGAAAAGCTGGTGTTCTGTACTAAAGTTGAAAAAGCGTCTAAGAACTTGATGCTTCTGGTGAGGTGTACATTCTTTAAACACACTGTAGTGTAGCAAGCGATCTTCCTGTGCAGTGATATTGGTGTCAACTCGTAACCACAGCCTAAGCCACGAATAAAACACACAGTGCTCTGTATCGGGGGCTGAGAATTCATTATCTTACCACCTCCAGCAGCTACAGCTAAAAGTGAAATCCAGCCAAAATCAACCTGTGGTCTGTGAGTAAATTCAATGTGGTCCCGAGTCAGCCTGCTATACAAAACATGCCCATGAGGGAGTGCCAGAGTTCCTGTAGAGTTCTGGGCACCAAGTGTTTATAGTTTCCTTTGTAAGAAATATATTTCACTGGACTGCAACCTGATTGGTTCGCATAGTAATGGCTCACATATAGCATGCATGCCCACGAACCTCTCATATCTGTACCAGTTTACATGGGAAGTGGGTAATTCTCTACGGAAACTTTTCAAAGGTTCTAAATTAAATCTGCCAAGCCATGCTCTTCATTTTAAAAGCTCAATCAATATGGAACACCAAATGATTGTGTGCATAAAGGGATGTTGCTCTTTGTGAAGGGTTTGGCGAGCCTGGTGATGTTCAGCGTTTGGTTACCTGTATGCAGTGAGCTCCACCTTCTCCTGGTCATTGGTGACAAGCTCCGGAATTAGGGAGAGGTGGGAGATCTGTGTAGTCGCCCAGCCGAACTGGAAGACAACGATGAAGGGGATGAAGTAGACGAGTCCCACCCACTGAGGGGTGCCCTCAGCACAGCCCATACACGGGTTAAAGATGAACGGGAACGAGATGAGCACGCTCACCGTACCTGGGGGGACGCAACAGAGAGATGGACCCAGGGGGTTACTATGGTGACCACCATAGTATCCAGCAAAACAAAACGTTTTTGTAAAGGTGCGATCTATAAATCAACAAAGCAATGAATGCATTCGACCAGAtttcagagcaaaagaaaaatcaacatgCTTCAGAAGAGAAACACAGAATGGtagctgtctgtctgtatgaGGAAATATTTTCCTGAAATAGAGGCTCTAGGGCAAATGAGATCGACTCCTATAATGCAATGGGCACAagcagtatttttaacattacataCAAGAATATATACACGCAATGATTGcgttattattatatactgaTATTTTAATGGCTCCTGAGTTGCTTCGCCGTCAAtgaattgtagaaaaaaaaaaaaaattaactctgGAAATCTGCTAACCCTGCCCCCGGTAAATATACTCACCCACAAGATGCCAGGACTTTCTCTTGCCATAATTCCTGCAGCCCGGCGTCCGGTCAGACTCGTAGCCTACAAGAGGCGTGCAGATCCCGTCCGCTATCTGTCCGGCGAGGAGCAGCGCCCCAGCGACCGTATTACCAAACCCCAGCACCGAGTGGTAATAGACCAGCAGATAGGTAAACCACATCGAAGCGCACAGGTCGTTCAGAAAATGACCCACAGAGTAACTCAAACGGGCACACAGCGACAACGAAATGCCATCGGCCATTGTAAATATTTACGATCCCTTTTTGgctaaaaacaaatttaattttaatcCTAAATCGAATTTGACCTAAGCTAAAGCACTATTAACTATTCAGAGTACTGGTCCCATGacgtaaataaatacaaacaaaaataaataaataaacacatctaaAAATCTTACCTACGAGGTAGTCGAAAAGTATACACGCATGCATATAATTTAAACCTACGTCCCTCGCCttcaaaaacaaaagtgaaaatgAGAGTGGCACAGGCTCCAAGCAATAGATTACATTACAGTACAAGCTGCAGCAATAACACAAGCACTGCCATTCTGTctattttgtttcccttttaatATCGTCAGCTAAAATACCCCCTCTCCATGCACAGGTAAACACTGCAGCAGTCATGTGTGATCACATCCTGCAATTGCTATGCAGTCTACTTCACGAGTTTGCCCCAGGCAGGAAGGAGATTGACATTCGTTTTGTCCAATCGTTGCCCACAATCAGCCAGCTAAACCAATCAAAATTTAGGAGGGGGCTGGCTTAGAGGGTTTAACAACGGCCGTGTTTCCCAAACCGGCAGATTAGTCATTGTTTccctttaaaaatacagtgtacCCTTTTGCAGCGGCAGTGTTTTGCAACCCCAGAGATAATTCAGTGTGAAGTAGTTGGGAGTTTGCATCATGCTTCATGCATGCAGATAATACAAGTGTAACAGTGTAGATTAGGACTTTGGCAGTAGAATAGAATACATTCTAAGGATGGAGTTAACATTCCGAACGACTCTTACGTAATAGACCCCGCCCCTCTTCTCATCTCGtgaaaaccctaaaaaaaaaaaaaagcccactaTCGCTATTGTAAAGGGCGGTTAGTGATGCATTATAATATCAGTGCTAAACACTAACCACTCATCATTACACACCAATGCAATCTTTCGTTAGGTGGGTGTGTGGCTGGTGGTGACACTGATCACATGAGCTCCTATTGTCATAAGGAAGGATCTGGACCTGTGATCCAGGCCTCATGTGAGCAGCTGTCATTTAATTTCCAAGCCCCTTAGAAACGTGGTAGAGCTGTTGGGAGCATCACAAGACATCAATGCAAATCTAAAGGTCTACTCAATATAGCATGTCATTTATCTGGAGGTGTTCGGCTTTCCATGGCTGTTTTTACGATGCTTGATAACTATTCCAGCTAAAACTGCCACAGTCAGCcatttttgtgttgttattagaATAGTCAGTAAACCGAAACAATAAGAAAGAACGATAGAGAGCAAGCACATGCACTGTGTTAATGAGCTTCAAGCAAGAGAACATGCAAGTATGAGTTTCATGGATGCTGTGCACAAACATTCCTCTAGTCCCTCCACTGTGTTATCTCCTTGTGGGGTACTAGTTGCATTGTCTTAAGCATGAATCCTGTCTGAGAAATCTCTATGAAGGATGAGTCAACATTTCAATGCGTTTCTTATCCTGTGAACAGATGCCTTGCACAGAACACCATGCTAGTTACGTTCTGATCTCTGCTGTggcaattttaaaacaaactgtgtgtgtgtgtgtggggggggggtctttatATTGGATATCAGTTTGAGCTGCCAGATTCATTCAGCTTGGCAGTCtgctgaccccccccccaccaaactGCACAAGTTTACATTTTATACTACAAGAGAGACCCTTTGTTATGCTGGCGTGTTCCGAGTGGTTTTTGCAACAGTATTGTGGCTGCATTTTCAGAATGCCCCTACAGCAGTTTTCTTTGGCTGCTCCCAATTTCCTTGTTTCACTTCCACTTCAGCAGCAAAGAGTATTGAGATCACTGACACAAGCTGGCAGCTTGCAGTATTTTTAATCTACTCCCCATTCCAAACATGCTCACAGAATAAAATAGACGAGGCAATTCAATCTTCATTGGCACTGGAACAGAAGGACAATGCAACACAACTACGATGGTATCAGGTTGCTATTGGTAGACCACGACCTCAGGAGTGAAACTGTCTATGTTGACATATTAATAGCACACTCCTGGAAAGTCATTGCCAGGTACTTCTATAGCAGGATCACTGTGCAAATCCAGCGTGGTCCCATTGTTGATAATGCTGCCTTTCTTAAGTCTCTCCTTCATGCTCCAGACTCCTTGAGGTGGAAGGTCCTGCTTTATTCTAGTTCACTTCTATAAGGTATTGCATTCACTGTGTCCTACGTTTGTGTGAATCTGTGCTCATAATGGATCTGGGTTGAGAGGTCTCTGTAGAGCTGCCCTACAGTCATTCCTTACTGCCTTGTCGTTATATTTTCCTTGGCACAGCCTTGGGGTTATGAAATGTGTTagaattgtgttattttattttttacttgggcTCTCTTTGTATATCAGTGCTAGCACTACTGAGATGCACCTGACAGGAACACCATTAAGGAACTAAACTAGAAAGCTCCAATTTTCTGTGAAAGCTGTAGTCATACTGAGGAAGACAAAGTCTTTTGTCTGCTCAAGTCAGAGCTTTACAGCCAATCAAAGCGTAACAAAACGTGGttacacattaaagaaatgaaatgaacCCACAAGTTCCCAAACCTCAAGGCTATCACAAGACAGCTGTATGATGGTGTAAACATTGAGCCTGTTGCAACACTACTGGAGCACACAGCAA
This Polyodon spathula isolate WHYD16114869_AA chromosome 27, ASM1765450v1, whole genome shotgun sequence DNA region includes the following protein-coding sequences:
- the LOC121301287 gene encoding major facilitator superfamily domain-containing protein 12-like isoform X2, whose amino-acid sequence is MADGISLSLCARLSYSVGHFLNDLCASMWFTYLLVYYHSVLGFGNTVAGALLLAGQIADGICTPLVGYESDRTPGCRNYGKRKSWHLVGTVSVLISFPFIFNPCMGCAEGTPQWVGLVYFIPFIVVFQFGWATTQISHLSLIPELVTNDQEKVELTAYRYAFTVVANIAVYGVAWLLFYFQAGQTGDPTQAESLGRQDIPIFRNLALIVIGLGSVFSLLFHIGTKEKERPLPASPHPADERQPLITRSQDAEGRSLLQWKHWLVEPAFYQVAGLYMCTRLIVNLSQTYISMYLTNSLFLPKNYIATIPLVMYVSGFMSSLIMKPVNKGIGRNMTYFVGLLLILAFACWVLLDHKMGKSVYGAAVLLGAGSATILVTSLSMTADLIGRNTQSGAFVYGAMSFTDKVANGISVMIIQTLHPCHTQVCCPACVWFYHVVMVIVTGGVAVVATFYLCSILIWPIGIRVRQPAVSGLLRASSSLREDIEDDPSVN
- the LOC121301287 gene encoding major facilitator superfamily domain-containing protein 12-like isoform X1, whose translation is MADGISLSLCARLSYSVGHFLNDLCASMWFTYLLVYYHSVLGFGNTVAGALLLAGQIADGICTPLVGYESDRTPGCRNYGKRKSWHLVGTVSVLISFPFIFNPCMGCAEGTPQWVGLVYFIPFIVVFQFGWATTQISHLSLIPELVTNDQEKVELTAYRYAFTVVANIAVYGVAWLLFYFQAGQTGDPTQAESLGRQDIPIFRNLALIVIGLGSVFSLLFHIGTKEKERPLPASPHPADERQPLITRSQDAEGRSLLQWKHWLVEPAFYQVAGLYMCTRLIVNLSQTYISMYLTNSLFLPKNYIATIPLVMYVSGFMSSLIMKPVNKGIGRNMTYFVGLLLILAFACWVLLDHKMGKSVYGAAVLLGAGSATILVTSLSMTADLIGRNTQSGAFVYGAMSFTDKVANGISVMIIQTLHPCHTQVCCPACVWFYHVVMVIVTGGVAVVATFYLCSILIWPIGIRVRKYLGGHVGSNCEIRFDQSVPGQERSAAGFL